Below is a window of Cheilinus undulatus linkage group 8, ASM1832078v1, whole genome shotgun sequence DNA.
tccatctggtgtgtcaggtaaACATATTTCCATATATTGATAAtattgtttttacagtgtaaaccCCAGTTAACAGAtctcaaaatgttaaaagataCTGATGAGCTAAATCCTTTTTAGTAATActcactgaaaaaatatttgtcaaGTAGCAGGTACTTCAGCATTTTGAGTTATATTAACTCTGTTTTACTTGTAGTACCTTTATGTTAggtaaattaactttttaaagtttaatcaaGCCATGGAAACTCAATAAATCTATTTAAATtcttcttatttcattttaaagaactGTGCTTAAAGCTACAGTACAAGCTTCTCATCCACTGCTATTTCACCTTTTGTCTTtcataaattttaatttttgaatacTCTTGCCAGCCAAGGTAAAATGAATTActtcaaataaaaatgacttGAATTTGACTTCTGAACCAGGAATTAAAAGTCCATGGATTACAGTACATCATCCATGTTTCTGTAAACTTGAGCCACACAGGCAGGATTTCTCCAgctgagtgggtaacttcactcatggtgcaagtGTTTAATGCTGAAAGGCACTGTGAGAAATATATGCAGATTAAGAGATGCTTGTCAAacaatttgagtacaatgaaaacaaataatgaaaagtgaGTGAGTACTGTTTAACTAAAAGTGTCTTATATTAACGTAGAAAAATAGAGTTGAAACAgctattttagatatttaagttaacacaactcattttttCAAACAACCTTTACTGTTCAGTCTTGGGTGTAATTaattatattgtattgtttctAAAGAAGAAAGATGAAATCATTATCATATCCTTTCATTCACAGAATATGATAATATGATGCTACTAAGTAATAATAGCTACCAAATAAAAGCGTCCACCTAGAAGTATCACTGATTGTTATTTCTTGCAATTAATACATATACATATGTTGAAATGGCAATGTATGCTTCAACATGGGTCaggtgttttatatttatgtcCTAAATGAAGGATTTTAATAAATTATTGTATAAATACACAGATTTCAGGCTTGTTCTGTCAATTACCAGACCTCTTAAAAATTGTGAACTCTTGTGAACTCTTGGTAGGTAGATTCTTGTCGCCAAGTAAGGAATAGGTATTTCCCATTTCTTGTTATGATGCTCAGCTATGCTAACTTGCTGCCAAGCCAGTCAGTAAACATGTTTTCCAACATATTACAACACtttgaatgttttaattttatcagATAAAACgtgtaaaaaaaattcagcaCTTACAGGTGTCCATTCTTCTGATCCATTGGCTTCAACTGGTTTGCTTCTCCCATGTTTCAGTTCAGCCTCCAGGGTCCTGATGCGTGACAAAGCTTGGTCCAGCTGGCCACGCAGGTGCTTGACAGCATGCTGAACCCTTCCAGAAGTGTTCtaaaataattaatatttagaaaataaatataaagtgTGGCAAAAGGATACGTTACACATATAGCTATATCTAGTTATTTTGACTGCTGGACTAAGGTGCTCCCGGATTTGCCACTGCAGTAGTCTgtgtcaatatttacagtcactTGTCCACACAGCATCTGGTCAGAGTTCTTTCAATCTCATATTTACATACAGTAAATCTTATTCCGTCTATGACATGCCCTGACAGGAACAACACTCACCTCTCGATGAAGAGGCATGAACTCGTCCCTCAGCTCTGTTAGGACATCACCATCTTCATCGCCCATTTCCTCCCCTCCGTTCTCCACATCCCCAAAGCTCAGCACCCTGTTCACTCTGGGTGACACCACCTCTCCAACTTTTCCAGAACTCCTCCCGTCCTTCCTCCCCAGAATTGGGATCCTACTCCCTGAAGGCGAACTGATTGGCTTCCCTTCGATGCTTTTGAGCTCATTTAGCACAAAGTGAAAGCCTGGAGAGTCAAACGGGTCGTTCCCATCAAGAGAGTCCAAAGACTGGATGGACTCAGTTCGGGAAGAAGATCGTAAAGATAGCGTTGAACCTGCCAGTGAAGATGGACTTGAGCGAATGGATGGCACACGCTGCCAGTGAAGGGGCATACTTTGGGATTTGTCCCGTGACAGCGGCAATGGGGAGAAGGGCTCATACGGCAAGTGGCGAGGGACTCCACAAACAGACTCATAATCTGAGTCAGGTACCCGTAAAGAATCACAGCCCTCACAGCCTTTGCCCTTTCTGCATCTTTTACCTGTCCTTATAAAATGAGGACATGCGTCCCACTTTTCAGACCAGCACTCGTACTCAGAGAGTGCCATGTTCTCTCGGAGCATCTCCCTGTAGCCTTCCTTCTCTGACTCTCCATCCTCTTCACTGGTGCTGCCCCTGCTGCTGAAGTCCTGTGGATGTCTATGCCGATAATTATGGCGCACCCACTGTCTGACCTTGTCCCTCTCTTGTGTCAGCTTCTGAAGCCTCTCAGATGACAGCACTCTCACCCTGGCTATGACTGTGTCAAACTTGAATACTCGCTCAAGGACACTTACACATTTTCCACATACAAACTCCCCCTGCCCACTGCCTCTTGGTACAGACTGCCCCAGTATATGAGTCAACACTGAGAGTAGATCCATTCCTTTGGACTGGGAGCTCAGGGATAACTGGGACTTGGACAGGGAGCCAGAGGAACCCAGTGATAAAGTGCTGCCTGTGGAgtgttaggaaaaaaaaaaaaaaaaaaaaaagaaaagtttactTCAGTCAAAttatatgtgattttttttgtttaatatccACAGCTCCAAACTCACCCCAGGGGCTGCTCTGTGAAGACCGAGACAGGCTCCCTCCTCGCAGGGACCCTGTTGGGGTCTGGGGCTGACCGTTCTTCTTGTTGTGGCCTCCAAACAGCCACCGCCTTTGGTTTCCCTGCAGGTCTCCCCCGCATATTCGACACAAGTCATTTTTACCTCTGGAGGACATTGTGGACAGAGGGTCTGTTCTATCCCACTTTGTTGGCCAACAGATGTTACAGATATTCTGTGAATAAAGTACAAACAAACAAGGATGTATTTAGAACAGCCATTCGTATTTTGTGAGGGAACAACCAAATCAAGTTACAAAAACATCCAatcaaaatttgtgtttttgcattgaTTGTTTTCTAAACCTTGTATTTTGAACCTATTTTCTAGGATTCTAGGATTGGCAATGCCTTTGTTCTTAGGTGCACCACTTTAATCACGACTTAAACAAACCAACCACTACTCAATGGTTTCACATAAAAGCCTATACCAACACTGATATATAAATTTGTTTCAGACCTAAAGCTTCAGTCTTTAACCCTGTaaagcctattgtatcatatttgatacatacttctttgctacctctatctaatcaatatgattgATAAAGTacttaaaaaccttttgaatacaacctgataaatgattttaaaaaatgccctccagtggattatcagttgccaaaaatgcctcatgtatcaaatgtgatacaaaaaatatgtaagctaaattttatggaaagttgtcttttttggatttcagtagaaggtcaaataaacattttggttccaaaaaaaaaaatctggctattatttgtgttctCAGGCTTTAAGGGCTTAAAGTTTGAGGttgaagaaattaaaaaaattcagtccCTAAAGCACACATTAAAGTTAATACCtgagctgatgtaggtctgttagtCCAGTCTAAAACTACACACTAGTGTATTTGTTagtatatttacagctgatacaggcaggTTTTTATAGTCAAAATATAAGTTGTAAGTATTGGcaaattttcatatctgatgataccaatatcatggTGATAGTATGTTGCATCCCAAGAAAATACTGTGCAAATGATATTAATGTACCCAAGAGGACTTAATAACATCAGCTAATTGgtggatatttttaaaaagcctaaaTAACTGACTATAAAAAAGCAGCTCAGAAAGCAACTTGATTTATCTGCTAAAAAAGTAGGTAagcaaaatacattttctctgaaaCCCATCAAAAAATATTGCTGAGATAAACATCCAAAGCTGTCAATGGTGATTTACATAATGTTACAGTGCTACAAATTCTGAAATGGCATTTGAGTAGTTTGATAAACCAATGCCTCAAAAGTCATTCTAACATCAGCTAGCCACTGGGATAGCAAAACAGAGtggcttttaaacattttgctaAGGTCGTACTGTCAAATATTAAGCTAGAGTAGCAAGTAATTTCAACTACTTTAGCTTGCTGGTGGGTTAGCAAAAGAAAGTGGCTAACCTTTCACAAACTTTAGACGAGGCAAAAAAAGGTAGAAGAAGTTACAACGACCCAGAAAGAAATTTCATAGCACAAGCAAGCTAGGCAAAGTGTCAATGAAGTTGTTGTTCCAGTGCTAACAGCTGTATTAGCATTTGTCCAATCTGCTTCACAGAGCCCACACAGCTCCAAACACAATGGTCAGTATAACATTTTGGTACATTGGACTAAATGTCCATGAGAAACATGGCATTTGACTTCACTGACTTTGTTTTCATTACCTCTATACAGaaaaatatatcacaatatacTAATATTTGATTTATATCGTCCAGGCCTGAAGGATCACTACAACTGCTTATGGTATGTAGGACTGCAGGCTTTGTCCATGTGAAACTTTAACTGTGTGCTTCCACCGCATAATTTTTTGGAGtgtcaatgattttttttcaagttttataaCATTGCATGTGGAATTTTAGGATCAGACCTTTAGGTATGCTCAGCTTCTCATCAAATTGTGTTCATGAAGAGTTCCTTGGAAGTGTGTGATCCTGCTCGGCCACTTATGAAAACAAGAGTTGCTTCCCTACTACCCAACCATAAGTCCACTAATCGTTACACAATATTGTAATGCTAACACCATTACAcaataaaatatgcattttacTAGTACTTAATTGCTGTTAAGTTAAAAGCcctgaaaataaatattatatCACAAGATACTggattttctgtcatttattaCCGTGTGAATTTTCTTGACATTGAATCCTCCTTTAGTTTTAAGTGGTTtgtttgcaaaatgtaaaattaagatATTTGCAAAACTTATGTtatatgtaaaaaatgtaaGGGGCACTAGATCCTGTTGTAATTACATAAGGGGTACTGAGATTAGATTTAGAGGGGCTCCAGCACTCAAAAGGTGTCTAAAATTGCTTATGTTGGATTGCTGTTGTCATTTTatgttaaaactgaaaattaaagaaaaaaaatctaggGTAATTAGCAAGAATGGTCTTACATCTCTCCGCttggttttaaaaagtttgatgcTGAGAAAACATCATTTTCCAGCTTTTCCACACCATAACATGGTACAGGAAGTTTAAACGAGCTATCTACCAAAACAGCTTGTTAATGTAAATGTCTCCCTGATGCTTTCGTTTAGGATTTTGTTCTATCTCTCCCCTGCATGGATGTTTTGGCCGGTTTATGGAAGCTCACAGCTGTTGGGATGTTTACAGTAGCTCCCCACAGGGCGGGACACGTCGACCTTGAGCCACGCTGACAGTATATTCAGTCAGACTGTGGATGAATGAAACTTTCTGGAAGTCATTCTCTCCACAAGTGTTTAGCACCTCACAGGACATCCAAAAATCACGTATGAGTTGAGTTCCTGTCGTTTTAACTCGTGTTAGATAACGTACACTACTTTTGGAGATTAAAAATACAACTTCTAAGTACAGAAACGATTAATTAAAACCATAGAAATAACAAAAGGACTGTATTCAAGACCTTTGGCGGTGCAAATGTGACAATTTTAGACTGAACTCGTTTTCCAGGAACTAAAAACAGCTGCGAGATGTTTCCAGAGGGAAactcttcatcatcatccagTGGACAGCAGTTGAACTACCGTCTATGTAGAGCTATTTTCAGCAATGGTCGTGCATTGATTCACTGTGAAAGTAACGTCAGCTTGTGAAAGTGGAGCTGTTTCCACCGCGCAGACAAGAATATCTCTGTTAGCTCGCACCACCCAATGTTTACTTTTGTATGGTTCACAAACACACTATTATCTTTCAGAGGAAGTCTTCAAAAGAGTTTTCTTACGTGTGAGTCCTTTTGGCTTCACGCGCTGAACATGTTTAAGGTCCGTCGCGCGATGAATAAATCTTCATTGTTGTCTCTTGTTCATCAGGTGAACTCGAACAAAAATGTAAGAGTAAGGTGGCAGGTCTCTTTCTGACAAAATCTCCACCGGGAACCGTGCTGGAGTCGCGTTGCAACACACCggagcagacagaggaggaggagaggtggGTGTCACCTTGCTGACGTCAGCCGTCATACCTGTTTGGGGCAGCGCGAgcaggagcagagggaggggAGGTCTGCAAACAGTGGCTGTGGGAGGAGATGGAATTGCCGACGGGAGCCGTCAGCCGCTTCTCATTTAGCtggtagtgatgggaattttgtctttttttagtgATTAGGTCATTTTACTGAGCTCACCAAGAAGAGTCTGCTCTTTCGCTCTCAAACAGTTATCtgttttgattcatttgaccaGCCAAATTTAGCAATCTCATGACTATGATTGATGTGTATGCTGGTATTTTATACCAGTtatgcttatttttttaattaatgaaaatatgtagTCACTTTTCAAAAACTGATTCTGGTCTTTTGAAAATACATCGAGGGTCAAATGAACTCTGCTCATTAACTAGGCTGTATGATACAActgattatatatatatatatatatatatatatatatatatatatatatatatatatactagaaaagcactcagagagcgcagacctccaccattagccttatctcccaatagtgaagccGATTACTTCCTCCtcagtggggtggagacacggtgaggcaaagcatcggctTCGCTATgtgtgaaagtcatggcagagggtgaatattcctctatccctcccagcattgtgagtattctcgctacaatttgctttctttctctctgttacgctccgactcatctcctcaattgtgcgtgtgtctttcaaactttataagctccaaaactttgaagaagttactcatgtccaccatctcctggtgtaaagtggtaacagcgcagccctatctcccaacagtacagaatcctttcaaaaactcctggatccagatggtgatccggatcagacCTGAAATCTAATCAAtgcttccttatgccatttctgacatttcctgaaaatttcatgacaatacatccacaacttttttgagttatgttgctaacaaacaaacaaacccacccgatcacataacctccttggcggaggcaATAAATGTTACACCTTCAAGCTTGTGTTGGTTTGCCTGTGGTAGAGCAGGAGAAAAATGCATCCCTTGTAATCAATCAAATAATACATGGACACAAACTAAATATGTCATTGGGGTAGGGTTTATTgataataaaacagaatataatAAAATAGCTCTTAAACGAGATCCGGCTCTTATCGTTCACTGATAGATTCGACTCTTTGTACTAGCTGGTCTCATCAGCCGCCTCTGAACTTTAAGTGCCCGTGTATTCGGATCTTTTTGGTAAATGCTCACCAAGCACCTAAATAGCAGGAGCTGCAAGCAGAGTTAGCGACTTTATTTCAATATTctatgtcttttttaaaatgtgtgtaatATTTATGTCTTACCTTAAAACTGGCTAGCATGTGTCATTTTGGTCAACCGAGAAAACAGGATATAAGGAAATAATTTATCAAATAGCGTCAAAGTCATTGGTCAAAGTACGGAGAAGTGAGCGGAAATACACAATTTTGACTTtcgtttttcaaaataagatgcGAACGTCGTCTGGAACAATAACTACCACTTCTAATTTATGCACAGCACATAAAATGCACTTTTACTGTACTATTTGTGTAATCTTttgtaaaagcacaaaaataagaCTATGTggcacattttccttttttgataaGCAATTATTAGGAAACCACCCATGATGCACTTATGTCAGAAATAGGTTTAAGTGGTTATCAGTCAGGGGAAAAGTACCTCAAATTTTAATCCATGGTGTACTCTGGAAGTGGATTACTCAAAAAGAACTCACTAAAGTACGTCATACTGGTGTTTGTTGTAAAGAGGTACTTTACAGTGAAACTTCACCCATGATGTACTTAACTGAGAAATAGTTTGAACAGATATCAAAATCAGGGACAATCCCTGATAACTGCACTATGAATTTGGCAGATGATTAATATGTTCATGTAttcatttgtattattttaatcttctgtcttttgcacaaataaataaagaaaaaacaaaagaaaaagacatgattagtggaaaaagtacacaataAAAGCACCTCATACTGCTTCTGCTTATAGTAAATAAGGTACTTAAGACAAGGATACCTCATGCATTATGTACTTATCTAAGAAATTGTTTTAATTGGATATTGAGATCATGGAAAGCACCTGGAATTTTCATTACTCGGTAAACTTTGACAGAGGATTACTGAAAAAGTGTACAGTAAAAGTATTTCATAATAAACATGTTTGTATTGCAATAGACACATTCCTATTTATCAATTAACACTCAATACTTTCCATGACTTTTGACAGACCAGAATTGATTTGGAACAATAGAATAAATTGGTTTTAAACTGTAAAGAAGGATTTCTgataaatattttctttcagattttctgtctgtttcctCAGAATGCACATCTGCACCCCTGCACAGAAGTTCATTACGGAAAATCAATTTGTTTCATTGACTGATAACTCCCAGTGAACTGGTTAGAGTAAACCATGTGTGAAGGGTAAAAGGTCACCATGTTCACTCTTCAGccagagactgaattaaattTAACTCATTAGCAGCAACAATAGctgcataaacacacaaactatCCACACATGCATATATGTAGAAACATTCTAAACATTTAGACTGTAAATGAATCAAAACAATACAATGAgtaattacaaatgtttttataagctATGCCTGAAAAGTTTCCGGTTCTTCAGTTTGCTTTTTCTGTGATCACATACTTTGAATTCTTTTAACACATGCATGTTGTCTTTGGTCATTGTAGTCAAACGTAGAGGTAACAAAGAGCAAATTGTAGTCAAATAAATGCACTGCTGACTGTATTTAAAAAGTATCTACTGATAAAAAGTAACCTGGACTGGAAGATATCACATGGTCCAATAGGGTACAGTTAGTGATGGGCTTCTCTTGTTTTGAGCAGTCTGTGTCTGTTTATGTGACTTTTCTTAAGATCAGAGTcaacatgatttttaaaggcACAGGAAAATGTAATGTTGAGGTAACATGGTTTCATCACAAAGAatgatgaattaaaatgtttgaatcaggaccaaaaataaaggaactaaACCACCTGATAGATAAATAGATTTTATAACTGAAGACTTTACTGCAGACATAAAGAACACTAAACATAGTATAATCAAACTTTATGCCATGTTGTAtttgttgcagaaaaaacaaaatactttaAACTTCCACTAGAGAGCAGCAAAGCTCGGTCATAGCTGAAGTTGCATAAGAGTAGTCCCACATTTGACTACATCATATTGCAAACATATGAAAGCATATTCTGAGGTTTCTGTCAAGGAATCATAAAACACAATCGACATTGTATGAAAAGGCAGCAGAAAGCAACTGTATTTACAAAATCTGGAAACAGTTACACATATCATAATTCTAAACACCATGAAAAGTATTACAATTGATCTTTATAACTTATTGTGTTGGTTTTATAtctaaacaaagagaaaaaaaaccctctttggTGCCTTGTTAGTGGACAAAGTTTGTGCCCTATAAGGGTCCCTCTTAGTGAACTAAATATAACAAAGTGCCCTTATTTGTTCCCTTTTAGCGGACGaattttgacaaagtgccttaTTTGATGCCCTGCTAGAGAACAAAATTAAGCAAGCTGTTCTCTATTGTGACCTTCAAGTAGATTTAATATGCTGAGCACATACCATTCTTCTAATCACCTGGAAGTCTACTTTTACCTCACCACCCTACCCCTATCACTGGCTTAAGGGCATGTTGTGTGTCATACTAATGGTAAGACTGCATCAGAGAGCAAATATGTTATGGTAGAGGCCCCTCTCATATTTATCTGAATCTAGAGAGACCCTGTCTATAGGAATGGGCCTAATATTGCTTTCAAGAACTTTTTAATTTATCCTTACTGGCAGCCatgtttctgttgtcttttttttttgctctgtctTGTACTTGACTTGTGTTGTTTATtgtaaaactgaaaactgtaaataaaataaaaaaggaagcttgttatttaaagactaaactAAGAGATCCCACTGAAATCACCCCTGGAAAGTTACAGAAATGTTGgtaattttccagagatctcaAGGATTGTTATCATGGGGAAACCAGCTTTGTTACACTGAGACAAAGATAACCAACAATCTCGAGTTACTTAACCCTGCTCCACCATCCAATTCGGGTCCCGACCAGctggttgagaatcactgctttagGGTGAGAATGTGTCTGCCTGTAATTGGCCTGGTTTATAAGTGTAGCTGTGTGTCTCTACTCTTGTTTTCCAGAATTGCTCTGGATCCACAAATCTCTTCATAAGCAATTGTAATGATGAGCCTTAAAAAAACAGTCCTCAAAACAATGACTGCCACAGCAGTGGCTGGGTTCCTTTCCTATATAAAGTCATGGGCCTCACATGTCCAACATTTCATGGAAATCAGTAACTTCAGCAGCATTTTTCTTGTGAGCTTTAGTGTGGCTCAGTATGAAAGGAGGGCTGTCATTAAACTATGGGGTCAGTCTCTATGGGACCATGAATGTTTGTGCGCAGTTTTTTGGCTGCTTTGCACAGGCATTAGAGTAAAATGTCTTCATCCTAAAGTCTGTTTCGGTTTGATCGTTCCCTCTTGTTGGCAGGTTGTATTCATGTGAGCCACTTCTCTATGCAGCTCTGAAACACTGTGAAGTTGGAGTGCCATAGAGTGTGTTTCACTCCTGAGTGAACACACGTAGACACATCTCCACGAGCGTCCAGCGTCTTCAGCCCAAAGGTGTCATTCTTGTAAATCTTTGAAAGGCACAGAACAGAAGCTTCCATGTAAAACAGCATTAAGGAGGAGATGGCTACAAATGTGCAGAAGGATTTCCAGTGATATGAAAGTGAAACTTCAGATCTCAGCAAGTTTGTATTAATTTCTTGTTACATTGAAAAGAAACTACATTCACTGACAAGATCGGGTTAATGGAGCTCAGCGGAAGTTCAAgcagtttttctctctttccgttttggtgatcagctgattttgGGAGTTCACTCTCTTAAGTACCAAGCTGATcggattctgccacaacctcttTTTACCAATCATCCTGCATCTGTCATTTTAAACATACCCTTTTTGTTGACTATGGTTTTGTTTAAAATCCTCCTCtaattgtgatcattttgtctcatattgcaaattggatatgaataattgtattgaagggagtgacaattttcatatttattcagaaaaatgtacagaaataaagaaagtaagatttttttgtagTCTATTCTAAAAGATTGACACTTGAACGATtgcatatgtaatgcataacatctttgctgacaaaaaaaggttttaaactggcattttgacacaaatatcAAGTTAAAGAAGTATTACAaattctgcaatttgaaaattgcagcaggccatattgcaatttaatctcatttgcaattaattgcccagccctacaataaatcatgcaattaattgcagtttaaaacatttagtGCACTGATTGCTAATTGAAGGAAACCACGATTAATTTTTCCGAGTTCAGTCTATAACGGGGAACTCTGGACCTCCTGCTAGAGATCAGTTGCTCATATACTGTGAGTAGAACATGGGATGGATCAGATTAATCTTAGCCAATTTAGTCAGTAAATGTTGTTTGCTgatttggcagctattttagctcattttaagcAACTTCTGTCCCTATCTTTCAATTGTAGCTTACATCCTGAGTGACCTTTTCTCTGGACCTATCAGGTGTATGGCGcttatattacattttttcccaaatgtgtGCATGCAAAAATATATCATATATGCATATCATCAACACGACTTCAAAATGTTAAACTCCAAGCACAATCCCAGTCTCActcaaatatctttttaaatcacagcttCGCATATGCATGAGCACAAATTTCATTTCGCACTCCTTGTTTGGTTTCAGTATTCCCTTGTGTCACCTGCTTCTAGCTTTCTTTTCTCGTATGTTATCCAGTGTAATCTGATTTTTGAACCTTGCCCTTTATTACCTGCTCCTTTTGTTGGATTTGCTTACTCCACTGACTGATCACGTGTACTAATGTGGACTGCAAATTAAACCCTGCCCTGTGAACCTGCATCTTTCAGTCCTATTCAATCTGGTCTTTaacaagaaattacaaaaatgcTCTTTCTTAGATTTGTTTTTGCAGCGTGCAATGTATAAAAGAGCTATACTGATGTGTGATTTTGAAACTCACCTCCTGGTTCCTCATTTCTACGATGTTTTCGTTACTGTCATAGAATCCAAAGTGGCTGTGCAGGAAAGAGGAAACAGTCATTTCAGGTAAAGAGATCTTGAAACTTGTCATTTTGTCCACAAACTTTTCATTTACCATACATTACGGATGATATATCCTCTGTGCATTTCTCTATAGTGTATTATATACATACGGTGTTTCCCCCCCACTGAACAACAAAAATAAGGCAGTCTAGGATAAagaacattt
It encodes the following:
- the si:ch73-95l15.5 gene encoding uncharacterized protein si:ch73-95l15.5 → MSSRGKNDLCRICGGDLQGNQRRWLFGGHNKKNGQPQTPTGSLRGGSLSRSSQSSPWGSTLSLGSSGSLSKSQLSLSSQSKGMDLLSVLTHILGQSVPRGSGQGEFVCGKCVSVLERVFKFDTVIARVRVLSSERLQKLTQERDKVRQWVRHNYRHRHPQDFSSRGSTSEEDGESEKEGYREMLRENMALSEYECWSEKWDACPHFIRTGKRCRKGKGCEGCDSLRVPDSDYESVCGVPRHLPYEPFSPLPLSRDKSQSMPLHWQRVPSIRSSPSSLAGSTLSLRSSSRTESIQSLDSLDGNDPFDSPGFHFVLNELKSIEGKPISSPSGSRIPILGRKDGRSSGKVGEVVSPRVNRVLSFGDVENGGEEMGDEDGDVLTELRDEFMPLHRENTSGRVQHAVKHLRGQLDQALSRIRTLEAELKHGRSKPVEANGSEEWTPLVQGEGGSSLLQSLGHSLRSRERVIQECFGLIRRLCVEEGAGTELANKLTEKLTENLKEALSDNKAALESLRSAMKEQEKSMEKEIEALRKAGRDREKDLDTLNTVLQCNQDIINELRVALGEKEHLLKEVEKEREVWKQKDRALSTVLQEKEALIQYLKEELEKSQKDAKALSGSVIGQDSAGGGTHIAAWLEEREGNSATLCNEVTKLTTALQEYQDMVQTQQESHSQTVSSLTAKLRDTQQELREKEKEKKEADRAVQNIGEDRERAERKLRESLEKRDKLIEQILLDSEERDHLFRELQQNLQNKHEPLTAVKHTL